The following coding sequences lie in one Musa acuminata AAA Group cultivar baxijiao chromosome BXJ1-8, Cavendish_Baxijiao_AAA, whole genome shotgun sequence genomic window:
- the LOC135587480 gene encoding probable protein phosphatase 2C 37, which translates to MGAVCIEKMAGDGESSGRLRLEIGRLEATGEDDPPPSPRMTGKRREEPDPFGFAVGQKRSRTAGDDAAAPHPHPQGSCCAAPSSSSVSVGEACARAIGSTSRLAPAEHPVAFGSISLSGRSREMEDAISVRPGFFRAEGSPPLHFFAVFDGHGGAHVADLCKERLHIMLAEELGRAETEEEAWMRAAVGRSFARMDELALTACACGKVGMPPCGCERSGIESEIVGSTAAVAIVGGSRIFVANCGDSRTVLSRGGRAVPLSSDHKPDRPDELARIEAAGGRVIYLNGARVHGILAMSRALGDKYLKPSVISEPEIRVVERTGEDECLIVASDGLWDVLPNDLACDVARRCLEEADPTRESEDTLGGDSRGTREEEQASDARCSLAATLLARLALGRKSADNISVIVIDLRRKQR; encoded by the exons ATGGGCGCCGTTTGCATCGAGAAGATGGCCGGCGACGGCGAGTCCTCGGGGCGCCTGCGGCTCGAGATCGGCCGTCTCGAGGCTACCGGCGAAGACGATCCCCCGCCGAGTCCAAGAATGACAGGAAAGCGGCGAGAGGAGCCGGACCCCTTCGGATTCGCCGTGGGCCAGAAGCGGAGCCGGACCGCCGGTGACGACGCCGCTGCTCCTCATCCTCACCCGCAGGGCTCCTGTTGTGCCGCACCCTCGTCGTCGTCCGTCTCTGTCGGAGAAGCTTGTGCTCGGGCGATCGGGTCGACTTCTCGGTTGGCGCCGGCCGAGCACCCCGTCGCGTTCGGATCAATATCGCTTTCGGGTCGGTCGAGGGAGATGGAAGACGCTATCTCGGTCCGGCCGGGCTTCTTCCGGGCGGAAGGCAGCCCGCCGCTTCATTTCTTCGCCGTCTTCGACGGCCACGGTGGCGCCCAC GTCGCAGATCTGTGCAAAGAGCGGTTGCACATTATGCTGGCGGAGGAGCTGGGCCGCGCGGAGACGGAGGAGGAGGCGTGGATGAGGGCCGCGGTAGGGCGGAGCTTCGCGCGGATGGACGAGCTGGCGCTGACGGCTTGCGCGTGCGGGAAGGTCGGGATGCCACCGTGCGGCTGCGAGCGGTCGGGGATCGAGTCCGAGATTGTGGGGTCCACGGCGGCGGTAGCGATCGTCGGCGGTAGTCGGATCTTCGTCGCCAACTGTGGGGACTCTCGGACGGTGCTCAGCCGAGGCGGCCGGGCGGTGCCGCTCTCCTCCGACCACAAG CCGGACCGACCGGATGAGCTGGCGAGGATAGAAGCGGCCGGGGGACGGGTGATATATTTGAACGGAGCTCGCGTCCACGGCATACTGGCCATGTCACGGGCGTTAG GGGACAAGTACTTGAAGCCTTCTGTGATTTCCGAACCGGAGATCCGCGTGGTGGAGAGAACAGGCGAAGATGAATGCCTGATCGTCGCGAGCGATGGGCTGTGGGACGTCTTACCTAATGATCTTGCATGTGATGTGGCTCGACGGTGCTTGGAAGAGGCAGATCCGACAAGGGAATCCGAGGACACCCTCGGAGGAGACAGCAGAGGCACAAGGGAGGAAGAGCAAGCATCTGACGCACGATGCTCTCTTGCAGCAACACTGTTGGCTAGGCTTGCGCTGGGAAGGAAAAGCGCTGACAATATAAGCGTAATTGTTATTGATCTGAGAAGAAAGCAACGGTAG